From Hyphomicrobiales bacterium:
GACACGCTCGCCACCACCGGTCTCGGCAATCTCCTCTGCGGATCGCTTGCGCTCTTCTTCGGCGATCCGCTTTCCTTCGATGCCACGCAAATGGGTTACATGCTGTTGCTGGGCCTCGTCGTTCTGCCCCTTTCCTTCGGGCTCTTCACGCTCGGTCCCCGCTACATCTCCGGCGCGGAAACCGGCCTCGTTCTGCTCCTCGAGACGGTGTTGGGGCCGTTCTGGGTCTGGCTGGTTCTGAGCGATCGGCCGGAGCCGACGGCCGTGCTCGGAGGCGCAGTGGTCGTGACCACGCTTGCGGTCAATGCCGTGCTCGGCCTGCGCGCGGCCCGCCGGCCGGTCGAGAGGGTCGACGGAGCGCTCTAGCGTCGGTACCGGCGATCGGCCGCCGGGGTTGCCGCCGGCGGGACCGCGGCGCTTCGGGCGCGCTCAGGCATTCGCGTCCGCGAGGAAGGCGAGGATCGGGCCCGTGAAATGCTCCGGTTGCTCGATGAGGCCGAGATGTTGGAGCTGCGGCACGATGATCACGCGCGCCCCGGCGATCTCGCCCGCGATCGCGCGCGACATGTCCGGCGTGCTGCCGCTGTCGTTTTCACATGTCACGACCAACGTCGCCAGCGCGATCGGTGGATCGGGCCGGATCAATTCGACGACACCCTTGGCAAGCAACTGGCGGAACTGCGCATAGCAACGGGGATCGTTCGCGAGCACCGCCGCGCGCACCGCCGCGATTTCCTCCGGCTCCCGAGAGATGAAATCCGCCGTGAACCACCGTGCGATCGTCGCATCGATCGTGGCTCCCGGTCCCCCGTCCGCCGTCGCCGCCGCCCGCTCTTCCACGAGCCGCTGCTGTTCGGCGCCCCGCTCGTGCGGCGAATTGAGGATCGCGAGCGCCGAGACGCGATGGCCGTGGTCGATCGCCACCCGCCGGTTGATCATGCCGCCGAGGGAAAACCCGACGAGCGCCGCCTTTTCGATCCCGAGGTGGTCGAGTAGGCCGATGAGCTGGCGGGCGAGGAGACGGAGCGTCGGTGGTTCCTTCGGCAGTGCGCTCTTTCCGTGGCCCGGCAGATCGTAGGCGATCACCCGGTGGCGTTTGGCGAGGACGGGGATGTGCTTGCGCCACATGCCGCGGTGGAGTCCGAGGCCGTGGATCAACACCACGGCCGCGCCATCGTCGGGACCCGTCATCTCATAGACGGTTCCGTCGTGCTCTCGCGCTGTCATCCCGACTTGATTTCCTCGTGCCAATCGCCCCCGCGCCGAGCGCCGGCCGGCCCGCTCATGAAAAGGCCGGGATCACCTCCTTGCAGAAGAGCTCGAGCGAACGCTTCTGGCGCGCGTGATCGAGGCCGAGGCTCGCGTAGTAGATGAAGGAATCGACCCCGAGGGCCTCGTAGCGGCGCAACTTGGCGATAGCCTCCTCGGGCGTTCCGAACATGAGGTTCTCGCGCAGCATCGCGGGATCGTATTCCCCCCGGTTGGCCAGTTCCTCGAGTGGAATCTCGCGCGGAAAGCCGTTCGCCACGTCGCCGAGGTTGCGAAACAGGTTCTCGAACTGGCCGAGCACCCGCTGGATCGCACGCACCGGCTCGTGCCAGTCGTCGGGCCGGTCGTAGAGCACCGTATGTCGCATCATTGCCAGATGCGGGCGCGCCTTGCCGGGGAATTTCGCCATCGCCTCGTCCAGCCGGGCCTTGTAGAGTTCGGCCTCGCTGAACGGACGGGTCAGCGGCCACGACATGATATGGCAGCCGTGCTCGACGGCATAGTCGTAGGTGATGGGCGCCCGCGCGGCCACCCAGATCGGCGGATGTGGCGACTGTAGTGGCTTGGGCACCGAGGTCGACACCGGGAACGACCAGTATTTGCCCTCGTGGGTATAATCTCCTGCCCAGAGCGCTTTCAGCGCCGGCAGCATCTCGTGCATGTATTGCCAGGCGTCGCTCTGCTTGAGGCCAGGGTGCATGCGGTCGAACTCGCGCTGATAGGCGCCCGAGCCGATGCCGAACTCGAGCCGCCCGCCGCTGATGAGATCGGTGAATGCGGCTTCCCCCGCGAGCCGGATGGGGTGCCAATAGGGCGCGACGGCGACCGCTGTGCCGAGCCGGATCCGATCGGTGTGCGCGGCCCACCAGGTGAGGATCTGGAAGGGGTTCGGCGCGATCGTCATTTCGAGCGCATGGTGCTCGGCGGCCCAGACGATGCTGAACCCGCCGCGGTCCGCCATCTGCACCATTTCGAGGGTGTGGCGTTCGACGTCGCGCATGTCGAGCGAACCGTCCATCCGCTCGAGATTGATCGCCAGCTGGAATTTCATTCTCCCACCCCTCCGTTCCGCCCGATGGCAGCCCAACCTGATCCCACTGCCTCGACGGACCGCGTGCCCGCCGAGTTGATCACGGCCGTGACCCGGCGCCGGCGACCGCCCACGGCGACCGACAGCAAAGAAGGAGGGTGATGGCCCTCAAAATCCTTGTAAAGCAAAATTTTCCGCAGTAATCGTTCGAGAATTTCGAATATTCGACTTCGGAACCAGGGTCGGGACCGGATCGACGGGACATGAACCTCAGCGAGCTGCAAACCTTCCTCGCCATCGTCGAAACCGGCAGTCTGGTGCGCGCCTCCGAGCGCCTGCGGGTCACCCAGTCGACAGTGACGGCCCGGCTCAAGAGCCTCGAGGCCAGCCTCGGTCAGACACTCCTTCACCGGCGCAAGTCGGGCATCGAATTGACCCACGCCGGTTTTCGTTTCCGCCGCTATGCCGAGGCCATGACCGGCCTCTGGCGCCAGGCGCGCCAGGAGACGTCGTTGCCCGAGGGCGTTGCGACGATCTTCAAGCTCGGCTGCCATTGGGAATTGTGGCCCGAGATCGGGGAGACGACCTTCGAGTGCTTTCATCGCGAGCATCGCCAGGCAGCGCTCGCCGCCTGGCCCGGCGAACAGGTCGAATTGGACGCCTGGCTCGGGAACGGGCTGCTCGATGCGGCGCTCTGCTATCATCCGAGCGCGCGCCACAACGAAACCATCCACGCCCTGGTGCGCGAGCGCATCGTGCTGGTCAGCTCGCGCCCCGACAGTCCGGCGCGCTTCGACCCCCACTACGCCTATGTCCACAACGGCGACGACTTCGCCCGCGAGCATGCGGCCGCCTACGCCGATGCCGATACCTCGCGCATCCATTTCGGCTCCGCGCAGTGGGCCTTGCGGCACCTCCTGGCGAACGGCGGCTCGGCCTACCTGCCAGAGCGCCTCGCCGCTCCCGAGATCGCCTCGGGCCGCCTCCACCGGCTGGCGGACGCGCCGGAGTTCTCCCGCTCCGTTTACCTCGTCACCACCGACGCCTGCGCCGGGAAATGGCCGTGGCTGCACACTCTGGCCCGCGATCTGGCAGGCCGCTGGGGTGACCCGGTATGAGGAAGATAATTCATGCGCGTGGTCGCCCGCTGGGCGTTCAAGTGGGGCTCAGGTTTCGCCCGGACGGAGGCGGCGACGCGCCGCGCCGTCCTCTAGCGCCTCTCGAATTGATTTCCGCTCCACTCAGAGGGGGGCGCCGGCCGCCTCCAGCAGGTCACGCCAGAGGCCTTCACGCGGATCGTAGGCGAGCAGCCGGCCCTCGTTCATGTCGTAGAGCCAGCCGTGTATGGAAAGCCGCCCCTCCGCCACGCCGTCGGCCACGCTCTGATATGTCATGAGATTGTCGATCTGGAACTGCACGTGCGCACGTGCCACCTCGTCGTGCCGCTCGGGACCCTCGAGGCCGGCCGCGCGGATCAGGGCATGCGCCGGCCGGGTGAGGTTGATCCAGCGCCTGAGGTGCTGGTCGCCCTCGATGTGGTCGGTATCGAGGAGTGCCCCGATGCCGCCGCACCCCGTATGTCCGCAGACCACGATGTCGTCGATGCCGAGATGTT
This genomic window contains:
- a CDS encoding carbonic anhydrase — protein: MSGQHDENGNGDRPGDDRPAGGLADIDPDIADAMEGHARFREAFERDRAFFRNLATAKQKPRLLWIGCSDSRVVPAQITGADPGELFEIRNIANSVPPAHAYDDSVGAAIAYAIEHLGIDDIVVCGHTGCGGIGALLDTDHIEGDQHLRRWINLTRPAHALIRAAGLEGPERHDEVARAHVQFQIDNLMTYQSVADGVAEGRLSIHGWLYDMNEGRLLAYDPREGLWRDLLEAAGAPL
- a CDS encoding LysR family transcriptional regulator is translated as MNLSELQTFLAIVETGSLVRASERLRVTQSTVTARLKSLEASLGQTLLHRRKSGIELTHAGFRFRRYAEAMTGLWRQARQETSLPEGVATIFKLGCHWELWPEIGETTFECFHREHRQAALAAWPGEQVELDAWLGNGLLDAALCYHPSARHNETIHALVRERIVLVSSRPDSPARFDPHYAYVHNGDDFAREHAAAYADADTSRIHFGSAQWALRHLLANGGSAYLPERLAAPEIASGRLHRLADAPEFSRSVYLVTTDACAGKWPWLHTLARDLAGRWGDPV
- a CDS encoding LLM class flavin-dependent oxidoreductase, with protein sequence MKFQLAINLERMDGSLDMRDVERHTLEMVQMADRGGFSIVWAAEHHALEMTIAPNPFQILTWWAAHTDRIRLGTAVAVAPYWHPIRLAGEAAFTDLISGGRLEFGIGSGAYQREFDRMHPGLKQSDAWQYMHEMLPALKALWAGDYTHEGKYWSFPVSTSVPKPLQSPHPPIWVAARAPITYDYAVEHGCHIMSWPLTRPFSEAELYKARLDEAMAKFPGKARPHLAMMRHTVLYDRPDDWHEPVRAIQRVLGQFENLFRNLGDVANGFPREIPLEELANRGEYDPAMLRENLMFGTPEEAIAKLRRYEALGVDSFIYYASLGLDHARQKRSLELFCKEVIPAFS
- a CDS encoding alpha/beta fold hydrolase; the protein is MTAREHDGTVYEMTGPDDGAAVVLIHGLGLHRGMWRKHIPVLAKRHRVIAYDLPGHGKSALPKEPPTLRLLARQLIGLLDHLGIEKAALVGFSLGGMINRRVAIDHGHRVSALAILNSPHERGAEQQRLVEERAAATADGGPGATIDATIARWFTADFISREPEEIAAVRAAVLANDPRCYAQFRQLLAKGVVELIRPDPPIALATLVVTCENDSGSTPDMSRAIAGEIAGARVIIVPQLQHLGLIEQPEHFTGPILAFLADANA